One window of Nymphaea colorata isolate Beijing-Zhang1983 chromosome 1, ASM883128v2, whole genome shotgun sequence genomic DNA carries:
- the LOC126410417 gene encoding uncharacterized protein LOC126410417, which produces MCFRYAASAMATWVTDIQREYESYDPSEYELKLGKKCIYKWPSDLARTSSMSMHRTPHMASLGPYHHGEEHLQPMEHHKKRALYRILKRRRVPLTRFADSLEGIEQELRDRYDNLDPELPSDSFLRMMLIDGCFIIELLRSRSTANLDRHCSQGIMKNFLGSDEDAANVFNKLGDDIMNCLDDELDKQLQSYVASDWNAARAYLKRNYFHNPWSILSLLAAIILLVLTFIQTVFSVLAVQNDK; this is translated from the exons ATGTGCTTTAGGTATGCTGCCTCTGCTATGGCGACTTGGGTCACTGACATACAAAGAGAATATGAATCTTATGATCCTTCTGAATATGAGTTGAAGTTGGGAAAAAAGTGCATCTACAAATGGCCTAGCGACCTTGCCAGGACATCAAGCATGTCCATGCACCGCACTCCTCATATGGCATCCCTTGGTCCGTACCACCATGGGGAGGAGCACCTGCAGCCCATGGAGCATCACAAAAAGAGAGCTCTCTACAGGATCCTCAAGAGGCGCAGAGTGCCACTAACTAGGTTCGCTGACTCCTTAGAAGGCATAGAGCAAGAACTTAGGGATAGGTACGACAATCTTGATCCAGAGTTGccatcagattcatttttaagGATGATGCTGATTGATGGGTGCTTCATAATTGAACTCCTACGTAGTAGGAGCACGGCAAAT CTTGATAGACACTGCTCTCAAGGGATCATGAAGAACTTTCTTGGCAGTGACGAGGATGCTGCCAATGTCTTCAACAAGTTGGGCGATGACATTATGAACTGCCTCGATGATGAACTCGATAAGCAATTGCAGTCTTATGTTGCCTCAGATTGGAATGCGGCGAGAGCATATTTGAAGCGAAACTACTTCCACAACCCGTGGTCCATTCTGTCTCTACTTGCTGCCATTATTTTACTGGTTTTAACATTTATTCAGACCGTATTTTCTGTGTTAGCCGTGCAAAACGACAAGTGA
- the LOC116266936 gene encoding putative UPF0481 protein At3g02645 isoform X1 gives MVMTDRTNTEIMAEEDRDNTVIDIEKEYESYDPDEYKSKLEKKCIYRWPNILSITESMSMHRIPHMASLGPYHRGRKHLKPMEHHKERALYRILKRSGVSISDLDGSLKGVELDLRDSYDDLDTQWTSDKFLRMMLLDGCFMLELFRARLYPDTKDQDDPVFSRDSVVMGTVIRRDMLILENQIPLLVLRKLRGTEEKKEINDDTYLKELFQKALGLFDLPVNERNLHILDIYRKCLIMETAPMQQTTPSAQVSTKPVCTRCLSGLHVAGGKLKSMLTSIPTLDCRALCCRPIPKSHVRSAMRFHEAGVGFKKREPQNGLKITFENGVLTLPSILVDDHTAAIYKNILAFEIMHPKLWKDRKVVSYVGFMDSLVDTAEDVNLLCSRGIMMNMLGSDEEAAQVFNNLGVGIPYCPDREIDDPLQTYAASGWNAARAYLKRKYFRNPWAAVSLLAAIVLLDLTFIQSFFSVWDYMRPKDP, from the coding sequence ATGGTGATGACTGACCGCACAAATACGGAAATAATGGCGGAAGAGGACAGGGACAATACGGTCATTGACAtagaaaaagaatatgaatcttatgatcctgatgaatataaatcaaaattggaaaaaaagtGCATCTACAGATGGCCTAATATCCTTTCCATTACAGAAAGTATGTCCATGCACCGCATTCCTCACATGGCATCCCTTGGTCCCTACCACCGTGGGAGGAAGCACCTAAAGCCCATGGAGCATCACAAAGAGAGAGCTCTCTACAGGATCCTCAAGAGGAGCGGCGTTTCAATCTCTGACTTAGATGGCTCGTTGAAAGGCGTAGAGCTAGACCTTAGGGATAGCTACGACGATCTTGATACACAATGGACATCcgataaatttttaagaatGATGTTGCTTGATGGGTGCTTCATGCTTGAACTCTTTCGTGCTAGATTATACCCGGATACCAAGGATCAGGATGATCCTGTTTTTAGTAGGGATAGTGTGGTTATGGGCACTGTGATTCGACGGGACATGCTGATACTAGAAAACCAAATCCCACTCCTTGTATTAAGAAAGTTGCGTGgaacagaggaaaagaaagagatcaaCGACGACACATATCTCAAAGAACTGTTCCAAAAAGCTTTAGGGCTCTTCGACTTGCCAGTTAATGAACGTAATTTGCATATTCTTGACATTTATAGGAAGTGCTTGATAATGGAGACTGCACCAATGCAACAAACAACCCCCTCCGCGCAAGTGTCTACCAAACCGGTTTGTACGCGATGTCTATCAGGGCTACATGTTGCTGGCGGGAAACTGAAGTCTATGCTCACATCGATCCCCACCTTGGACTGTAGGGCTCTATGCTGTAGGCCAATTCCCAAATCACATGTGCGGTCTGCAATGAGGTTTCATGAGGCAGGGGTTGGGTTCAAGAAGAGGGAACCGCAGAATGGACTAAAGATTACCTTCGAAAATGGAGTGCTCACCCTTCCATCTATCCTCGTGGACGACCACACAGCGGCAATCTACAAGAACATACTGGCCTTTGAGATAATGCACCCAAAGTTGTGGAAGGATCGAAAGGTGGTTTCGTATGTGGGATTCATGGATAGTTTAGTAGATACTGCTGAAGACGTGAACCTACTGTGCTCTCGAGGGATCATGATGAACATGCTTGGGAGTGACGAGGAAGCTGCCCAAGTCTTCAACAACTTGGGTGTTGGCATTCCATACTGTCCAGACCGTGAAATCGACGATCCCTTGCAGACATACGCTGCCTCCGGTTGGAATGCTGCGCGAGCATATCTGAAGCGGAAATACTTCCGAAACCCATGGGCTGCTGTGTCCCTACTTGCGGCCATTGTTTTGTTGGATTTGACATTTATTCAATCCTTCTTTTCTGTATGGGATTATATGCGTCCAAAGGATCCATAG
- the LOC116266936 gene encoding putative UPF0481 protein At3g02645 isoform X2 — translation MSMHRIPHMASLGPYHRGRKHLKPMEHHKERALYRILKRSGVSISDLDGSLKGVELDLRDSYDDLDTQWTSDKFLRMMLLDGCFMLELFRARLYPDTKDQDDPVFSRDSVVMGTVIRRDMLILENQIPLLVLRKLRGTEEKKEINDDTYLKELFQKALGLFDLPVNERNLHILDIYRKCLIMETAPMQQTTPSAQVSTKPVCTRCLSGLHVAGGKLKSMLTSIPTLDCRALCCRPIPKSHVRSAMRFHEAGVGFKKREPQNGLKITFENGVLTLPSILVDDHTAAIYKNILAFEIMHPKLWKDRKVVSYVGFMDSLVDTAEDVNLLCSRGIMMNMLGSDEEAAQVFNNLGVGIPYCPDREIDDPLQTYAASGWNAARAYLKRKYFRNPWAAVSLLAAIVLLDLTFIQSFFSVWDYMRPKDP, via the coding sequence ATGTCCATGCACCGCATTCCTCACATGGCATCCCTTGGTCCCTACCACCGTGGGAGGAAGCACCTAAAGCCCATGGAGCATCACAAAGAGAGAGCTCTCTACAGGATCCTCAAGAGGAGCGGCGTTTCAATCTCTGACTTAGATGGCTCGTTGAAAGGCGTAGAGCTAGACCTTAGGGATAGCTACGACGATCTTGATACACAATGGACATCcgataaatttttaagaatGATGTTGCTTGATGGGTGCTTCATGCTTGAACTCTTTCGTGCTAGATTATACCCGGATACCAAGGATCAGGATGATCCTGTTTTTAGTAGGGATAGTGTGGTTATGGGCACTGTGATTCGACGGGACATGCTGATACTAGAAAACCAAATCCCACTCCTTGTATTAAGAAAGTTGCGTGgaacagaggaaaagaaagagatcaaCGACGACACATATCTCAAAGAACTGTTCCAAAAAGCTTTAGGGCTCTTCGACTTGCCAGTTAATGAACGTAATTTGCATATTCTTGACATTTATAGGAAGTGCTTGATAATGGAGACTGCACCAATGCAACAAACAACCCCCTCCGCGCAAGTGTCTACCAAACCGGTTTGTACGCGATGTCTATCAGGGCTACATGTTGCTGGCGGGAAACTGAAGTCTATGCTCACATCGATCCCCACCTTGGACTGTAGGGCTCTATGCTGTAGGCCAATTCCCAAATCACATGTGCGGTCTGCAATGAGGTTTCATGAGGCAGGGGTTGGGTTCAAGAAGAGGGAACCGCAGAATGGACTAAAGATTACCTTCGAAAATGGAGTGCTCACCCTTCCATCTATCCTCGTGGACGACCACACAGCGGCAATCTACAAGAACATACTGGCCTTTGAGATAATGCACCCAAAGTTGTGGAAGGATCGAAAGGTGGTTTCGTATGTGGGATTCATGGATAGTTTAGTAGATACTGCTGAAGACGTGAACCTACTGTGCTCTCGAGGGATCATGATGAACATGCTTGGGAGTGACGAGGAAGCTGCCCAAGTCTTCAACAACTTGGGTGTTGGCATTCCATACTGTCCAGACCGTGAAATCGACGATCCCTTGCAGACATACGCTGCCTCCGGTTGGAATGCTGCGCGAGCATATCTGAAGCGGAAATACTTCCGAAACCCATGGGCTGCTGTGTCCCTACTTGCGGCCATTGTTTTGTTGGATTTGACATTTATTCAATCCTTCTTTTCTGTATGGGATTATATGCGTCCAAAGGATCCATAG